agctccgcctcccgggtttacgccattctcctgcctcagcctcctgagtagctgggactacaggcgcccgccacctcgcccggctagtttttttgtatttttagtagagacggggtttcaccgtgttagccaggatggtctcgatctcctgacctcgtgatccgcccatctcggcctcccaaagtgctgggattacaggcttgagccaccgcgcccggccatcactGCGAATTTTAAAGGCTGTTTTAGAGCAGTCTCAAAAGGTGAAATATCACTCAGAGGACAGTCTGGGTTACTGACTAACTTCTGGAAGCTGACCTTTGTCCTGTGGGTGGAAATCTTAAAAGACTAGATGATAACTCATTTGTGGAGCACTTTTACAGCTTATAGACCATCCACTGCGGTACCGTTGATACCATTCACACACAGTATTGCAGTGGGTGGTATTTCCTCACTACGACCCTGTGATTTGGTCCCATGCAGGGACCATTATCCCCTTTTCGTAGCTGAGGTGTGAAGTAACTCATTTGAGGTCACCGAGCTAATAAGTCAGGGCTTGAGGCAAGTTCCGTATCTCGGCATTTCTGACTCTAAAACCCATGCTCTGTTCTGTCACCTGTAGCACCACCTTGCAGTCATCAGAAGGGCACCAAGGACTAAAATGGTCCAGGGAGGCTGTTTCTGCCCGGAGCGAGGAGGTGCCCTTCTGTCCTCGCTGCATCACACTGAAGGATCATTTAGAGGGCCCTTGTGTCCAGTGGCTCTCCCTATTGTAAATATTCCAGTAAAGAGTTAAAACGAGACATTGTTATGTGTGGGGAAATGTATAATGTTCTGCTTTTTTCCTGATTGGGTTACTCTGCCTCTGCTAAGTTTGGTATGTCTCGTCTCTGTCTCAGTGTCTCACTGTCTGGAGGGAGGGTGGTGCTCTTCCCTGACTCCACCTGTCAATACAAACGTTAACTCTTCTCCCTGGCCTTGCTCTGTACATTTGAGGTAAGAATGTACTTGGTTTGGCCAGATAGTCTCTCATGTCCCTGAACCTGAAGCTTCTGTTGACTGTAAATggtagagaaaaggaaagcacCCCCAAGGTGTGAACTGTAgttagggaaaaaatatttttgggctTGACAGTGACTCTTAGTTAACTCAATTACTGGAATAATAGCGtcagaaatatttctttgtttttcagggaggtagaggcaggagcaTAAGATGCGGAAGCTGGCAATACCCAGTTGTAACATGGTATTAGAAGGAATGTTATTTTACATGGAAGATAATCCTTagtgatcctttttttttttcctcaagacagagtcctgctctgtcgcccaggctggagtgcaatggcgattcgcctgcctcggccaccgtgcccggctaattttttgtaattttagtagagacggggttttactatgttggccaggctggtctcgaacttctgaccttgtgatccacctgccttggcctcccaaagtgctgggattacgggtgtgagccactgtgcccagctgatccTGTCTCTTGATGTCCTCCTATTCTGGGACACTAAATGGTATCCGACTTTGTTTTCTCTTATGTCATTCCTGGTGTGAAGGACACAGGATATTATAGAGGAGAGTGGCAGGTATTCCAATCTGAACCATGCTGTCATCCTTTACCTGGCTGAGGCCCAGGGTTCTAACTCCACGGGAATGGGCTTATCTGGggactgctgctactgctgcagTCAGGAAGACTCCCCTGTAGCCGGGAGCAGCACTGGCCTGAGCACTGCACTGGAGGCCAGCCTCTGCGCTGTGGTGCCCAAGTACTCCTTTCAGGTAACCACATTTTTAGTTCCTCTTCCAAGTGTAATTGAGCAGAtgggtgttttgttttccagttaGCAGTCGAGTCTGCAGTgtcctttgtgtttttatctcCCAGGATACCAGTCTCACCTAAGCTTTTATAGTCCCCGCTGCACACTTTTCTCAAGAAACAAAGCATTTGTCAAGTAGGAGGGTCAATGGGGACCTTTTTCTCACATATGGATGTGTAGTTCCAGTTCCATGTGCAGGGTGTTTGGTACATGttgttttgtgtttggtttgCAGAAAGTAGATAGAATAAAGGCCGATTTGATTTGGGTATGGGTGAGCATAGTACAGTAGAAAAAGCATCATACAAGGAGTGGGGAGTCCTGAGTTCTGGAGATGACtgtgtcattttgtttttgtttttgaggtggagtttcgctcttgttgcccaggctagagcgcaatagtgtgatcttggctcactgcaacctccgccttccaggttcaagggattctcctgccttggcctcctgagaagctgcgattacaggagtgcgccatcacatccggctaattttgtatttttagtagtaacggggtttctccatgttggctaggcttgtcttgaactcctgacctcaggtgatccgctcgcctcagcctcccaaagtgctgggattacaggtgtgagccaccggcccggcccatttatttttttattttttattttttatttttaaaattttaatgtttattttttttatttttatttgagacggagtctcgctctgctgcccaggctggagtacagtggccgaatctcagctcactgcaagctccgcctcccgggtttacgccattctcctgcctcagcctcccgggtagctgggactacaggcgcccgccacctcgccctgctagttttttgtatttttttagtagagacggggtttcaccgtgttagccaggatggtctcgatctcctgacctcgtcatccgcccatctcggcctcccaaagtgctgggattacaggcttgagccaccgcgcccggcccttttatttttatttttaagagatggggtctcgctctgtcaccgaggctagagtgtagtggcgcgatcatagctcactgtagcctcaaactcctgggctcaagcagtcctcttgcctcagtctcctaagtagataggactataggcatgtgccaccatgctcaattaatttatttttatcttttacttttggagatgggggtcttgccatgttgctcaggttggtcttgaacttctggccgcAAGCGATCTTTCcatctaagcctcccaagtagctaggattacaggcatgagccactgagcctggcgaTTGTACCATTTCTCTTCTCTGAGACCTGGCACATCACCTCCCTATGTGTGAGGACCTCCCTATGTTGAGGTGATGTGATGGCATTAGATGAGCTCCAAGGCCCTGCTCAGATCCAACCTTCCACAAAGTAGTGGCCAAAGCATGAAGAAATGACCTGTATTATAACCCCTGTGAAAGGGTAGAGAGACCTGTGTTATAACATTGTGAAGGGGTAGAGAGACCTNNNNNNNNNNGTGAAGGGGTAGAGAGACCTGCCTTATAACATTGTGAAGGAGTAGAGAGAGGGTTGTTTTGCATGGTGGGGTACTTCATTGTaatataaaaaaaggaatgacaCTGAGCTTAATGCTTTCTTAATCTCACTAGCTTGGGGAAGGTTTTCCTACAGTACCCAGGATCCGTCCCTCCTCCTTCCATCCTGATCTATCACGGGACATTGTAGCTCCTTCTAGACCCTAAAGTGTACAGTGCTGGAGGCAAGAGGATTTGGGTTGCTGGAACTCACAGAGTACCTTGTATTTGTTGGGGTTTGGCTTGTTGGGGGAGGGAGGTTCTTGGGGTCCCAGTACTTATGGCCGTGTTCTATCTTCATTCTCAGATGAGCAATGGCAGGCGCTGGTGAGCGCAAAGGCAAGAAGGATGACAATGGCATTGGCACAGCCATTGACTTTGTGCTCTCCAATGCCCGGCTGGTGCTGGGGGTGGGTGGAGCGGCCATGCTGGGCATCGCCACGCTGGCAGTTAAGCGGGTAAGTGCATGCAGCCAGGGCCAGGGGTGGGATGTAGTGGTATGGTCATAAGATGTAAcattttatagaaagaaaatgtcGAAGCGTTCTAGTAATAGGAGGAAATGATCGCaatgatgttaagtgaaaaaaacaggTTTCAAAAGTACGTGTAGAGTGGTCTTCATTACATGCATCTAGAAAGAAACATACCAGATATTACAAACAGTTTTCTCTGGGTCATGACATATGGATTATCTATGTCTTATTTAGTCTTCCCTGAGATTTTCTGCATGGAGCAAAGTATTCTATAAtctagaataaaaacaaaattactaaaAGATAGTAGTTGAACTTACTAGGACAGAGCTTCTGGAGAGGAAGTAAATTggaaagaaatagggaaagagGGCAGGTTTATGTCCTGTGTCCTCTCTGCTATTTCAGATGTACGATCGGGCGATCAGTGCCCCTACTAGCCCCACCCGCCTGAGCCATTCGGGGAAAAGGAGCTGGGAAGAACCAAACTGGATGGGCTCCCCCCGACTGCTGAACAGGGACATGAAGACGGGCCTGAGCCGGTCCCTGCAGACCCTTCCCACAGACTCCTCTGCCTTCGACACAGGTGAGAAGGGCTGCTGCCCCTCCTGGGACCTCTCTGGACTTGCAGTACCACTCCTGCACTCAGCAGATGTTTCCTGAGCAcatctgtgccaggcactgtgccagcaCTTGCCCTCCATGCCAGGCCCTTCTTTCTGGGGCTGAGGCAGCTGTGGACCGAGCAGGCATGGGCAGAGCTCACGTGCCTCTCTTTCTTGCCTTGGCAGATACATTCTGCCCGCCCCGGCCCAAGCCAGTGGCCAGGAAGGGCCAGGTAGACTTGAAGAAGTCACGACTCCGCATGTCCCTGCAGGAGAAACTTCTTACTTACTACCGGAACCGGGCAGCCATCCCTGCTGGAGAGCAGGCTCGGGCCAAGCAAGCTGCTGTGGACATATGTGCTGAGCTCCGGAGCTTCCTGCGGGCGAAGTTGCCTGACATGCCGCTTCGGGACATGTACTTGAGTGGCAGCCTCTATGATGACCTGCAGGTAACAAGGTGGTTCTCATGGTGGGTGGGGTTTGGGTGCTAAGCACAGTAGTGTTGTTGGCACACATCAGTGTCCAGGCTTGCTAGAAAGACTGAGGTCTTACAGCTTCCGAATCCTGTGTACTGCAGCAGCATTTGGAGAGCCATACTtgttattcttgttttgttttgtttggttttgtttttgagatggagtctcgctctgtcgcccaggctggagtggtgcagtggcgtgatctcgactcactgcaagctccgcctcccgagttcaagcgattctcctgcctcagccttctgagtaactgggattacaggtgtgtgccatcactcccggctaatttttttgtatttttagtagagatagggttttgccatgttggccaggctggtctcgaactcctgacctcaggtgatccacctgccttggcctcccaaaatgctgggattacagatgtgagccaccacacctggcatgtTATTCTTTCTTCTTGTGTCTTTAATCCTTTCTCATGTTTTAGTCCTACTTACAACTTTTAAGAAGCTATAAGAGGCCTCCTCCTTCCTATATTCTTGTATCCATCtctcctttctagttttctcaGTCTGTGTAGATTGATATGGTGACatgaaagaattcttttttttttcccagatagattcttgttctattgcccaggctggagtacagtggcacgatcttggctcactgcaacctccgcctcctgcgttcaagcagttctcctgcctcagcttcccgagtagctgggactacaggcacccgccacaatgcccggctaatttttttgtatttttagtagagatggggtttcaccatgttggctaggctggtctcgaactcctgacctcaagtgagctggccgcctcggcctcccacagtgctgggattacaggcgtgagccactgcgcccggcctagagttCCCATTCTTGCTGGGGGAATGTAAGATGGTGGGAACCGTGTTGGAGGAAACGTGTCTTTTGAACAGAGTAAACCCtccaaatgttttaaattctgcTGTGACAGGTGGTGGCAGCtgaccacatccagctgattgtGCCCCTTGTGCTGGAGCAGAACCTGTGGTCGTGTATTCCTGGTGAAGACACCATCATGAATGTTCCTGGCTTCTTCCTGGTTCGTCGTGAGAATCCAGAGTACTTTCCTCGTGGGAGCAGTTACTGGGACCGCTGTGTAGTAGGGGGCTACCTCTCCCCAAAGACAGTCACAGATACATTTGAGAAGGTGGTGGCTGGCTCCATCAATTGGCCAGCCATAGGGTCCCTCTTGGACTATGTGATCCGGCCGGCACCACCCCCAGAGGCCCTCACATTGGAGGTACAGTACGAGCGTGACAAACATCTCTTCATTGACTTCCTGCCATCAGTGACCCTCGGTGACACAGTCTTGGTGGCCAAACCACACCGGCTAGCCCAGTATGACAACCTGTGGCGGCTGAGCCTGCGTCCCGCAGAGACGGCACGCCTGCGGGCTCTGGACCAGGCTGACTCGGGCTGCCGATCTCTGTGCCTCAAGATCCTCAAGGCCATATGCAAGTCCACCCCGTCTCTGGGCCACCTCACTGCCAGCCAGCTAACCAATGTCATCCTCCTCTTGGCCCAGGAGGAGGCTGACTGGTCTCCAGATATGCTGGCCGACCGTTTCCTGCAGGCCCTGAGGGGACTTATCAGCTACCTAGAGGCTGGAATCCTGCCCAGTGCTCTAAACCCCAAGGTGAACTTATTTGCAGAGCTTACCCCTGAGGAAATAGATGAATTAGGATACACTCTGTATTGCTCATTGTCCGAGCCAGAGGTGCTGCTGCAGACGTAGGGCAGGTGAAGGCCAAAGCGGGTGTTGGTGGTCAGGCCTTGGATTTTCCGTTAGATACACTTGGCTACGTAGTTGGTGCCTCACAGGGTTCCTGGTGCCTGCTGTCTTGCTGATCATCAACCTGGTCACTTCATGCTGATTAGAATGACATCTCTTCCATCTCCTATTTTCTTACCCAGCTCTTCCTATTTTTGTTACCAATCACTGTGCTCCTTGCTCCCCCTggctccaggctaatttttcggGAATGAATTGAGAAGGTGGTGTGCTGGCCTGAGCTGATGGACCACTTGGTGTTTTGCATTTCGGCCCATGTTTGCTGCCTCTGTCTGGTCTGCCTTGCCTGTTTGCCTCTTCCTATTcagtatcttttctattttttcctctcttgttcATGCCTtctgttttgctcttgtccctGGAGCATATCTGCCTAATTAAGATGTTGCCTTTTAGTTGAATGCCACTGAAGAGCTGTGATAGCACGTTTCAAAGCTGAACTCTACAGAGTGAGTGCTGGGACAGTATTTAGGGTTTCTGGGAGTGAGGCTGGTAGAAGAGCTGGCCTTGACCCCGGTTCCTGGAGTAGAGTTCGCCCTCCCCGCCACCTCCTGACCCATTCCTAAATGCTGAAAACGCCTCTCACGGAAACACTGTTAGTGATCCCCACAGGACAAGCTGGATTCTAAGTTGTTTGCAGATTGAATTTCTGGGTGGCTATCAGCAGAAGTGCAGAGTAGGGAACCAGAGCTAGTTAAGGGCCTAGTGGAGGGTTTGTGTGCCCAGTGTCTGCTCCTCATCTGTGGCTGCAGGGGTCAGACAGATAAGGATGGGGGCTGCCAGGACACCACCTCATCATGAATGCTGGTTTTCAccccttttccttattttattgcCAGTCAGGACAAGGCCTTGAAGGAATGCAGCCTTAGCCATCAGTTGAGCATGAGGGAGGTACACAGGCGACTGAATGTCAGTTGGAAAATCCCGTCACTAGTTGGGGTTTGGTGGCCATGTTTTCTCCCCAGACAGGCCCTGCTTTTCTAGGATGTGGCCTTAGGCAAGAACAGACCCAACAGCCAGCCCTTCATCCTCCAGTGTCTGCCATAGGAACATGAGAGGGGTGTTTGCTGAGCGCTCGGGGTATGGCCAGAGGGCAAGTGAGCATGCACAGACCTCTTTCCCCTGTCCTGTGTTTCTCACCCAGCACCCGGGGAGATCGGTGCTACCAAGGAAGAGAGCACACAGATAAGACAGAGGGGAGGAGGTGGGCATTTCCTATGTTCCTCATTGTTTCCCGCTGCTGAGATTGCAGTATTTATTGCAATGTAAATGTATCCTAAAGGTGGGGAGGAATGTTTAATCCACCATGTCCATGTGTCGTCTTGGTTTGTGTTTTTCCCTGTTTGTGGCAAGACTCTGATGATAATTCTGTTTCTCATCTGCCtattcagtattttgttttcctccCGTCAAGTTGTCTCATTTTTTCGATGACTACCTCTCCGTCAGTGAGGTTCTGGTGAAGCTCTCTGCAGCTGTCTCATTCCTTTCCAATGATAGTAACAGGAAATAACTCTTTAGCATTGATACCTCAGCAGCAATTTAGGGTAGAGATTCCTGCCCCTCTTTTGTCACAGATTAGGAAGTTGACAACTAGTCTTAACCTTGACTATATTTAGAGGTCTTTTTGCCTCTTTTCCCCTTAACAAGGATTTCTTACGgtggtttcaatttcatttgcATAAAAGTATTAAGAGGGAACAAAAAACGATAAAGCTGAGAATCTTGAGAGAGCTTATCAACCTGTCTGTTGGTAAGACTCAAatgagaggttaaaaaaaaaaaatctacatgcCTGAGTACCATCCTGGATGAATCTAGAAGGTATGGGGTAGAGCCTAACAGTGAGGGTTCCAGTGTACCTTTTGGGTATCCATtacagggaagggagaggagaggattGATAGAGTGTTGCAAAAGTATAGATTATTCTTCACTGAGATAAAGGATTTGGTTTCCCTGCCATgagtattaaaaaattttaagttttcacAACCTTGCATCTCTGACCAAATTTCACATAAAACATTggaaggaggctgggcgcggtgattcacccttgtaatcccagcactgggaggctaaggcgggtggatcacttgaggtcaggagtttgagaacagcctggccgacatggtgaaaccccatctctaccaaaaagataaaaataagctgggcgtggtagcaggcgcctgtaatcccaggtactcgggaggctgaggcaggagaatcacttaaacctagagagtggaggttgcagtgagctgagatcacaccactgcactccagcctgggtgacagagtgagcccctgtttcaaaaaatttaaaaaaataaaaattggaaggaGAGCTTAAAAAAGATAAGATTTTAAGAGTTCCAAGTTATTTTAGTGTAATTGTCACTTGAGGAAGGCAAATGAGTTTATCATTCTTCTTAAAGAGCATCTCTTTTAACTGTTTGACAAAACCGTAAGTAACTGTCATTTTACAAGCAAGAACTTCTTAAGTCCTCAGAACTAGGAGCAGTGTGAACTCTCGGCCTTGGTCCTGGTGGGTTTGCTGACCATGACTGGGCAAGCCATTCTTTTTGCTGCCATCTTCTTCTTCATCAATGTGGAACATAGGCACTTGCTTTGAGATTTTTGGATAGAAGAGGACATTCTGCACCTGCCCccttttttaaatctttgggAAAAGATGAGTAATTTTCCCCACTACTCTGCCTTCCCGTTCAGTAACTCTTACTTTTGCCTGAAGTAATAGCATCTTCTCCTTCTCCATCtagagatttttgtgtgtgtgccatCAAGGTTAGCAAACCTTATACTTAACCTAACACTTAAAAAATGCACTCATTATCTTAAACCTAATAAATTCCagagtttatttttgttctcCTTTGTTGCCCTTCCTAAAAA
The Piliocolobus tephrosceles isolate RC106 chromosome 19, ASM277652v3, whole genome shotgun sequence genome window above contains:
- the MIEF1 gene encoding mitochondrial dynamics protein MID51, whose amino-acid sequence is MAGAGERKGKKDDNGIGTAIDFVLSNARLVLGVGGAAMLGIATLAVKRMYDRAISAPTSPTRLSHSGKRSWEEPNWMGSPRLLNRDMKTGLSRSLQTLPTDSSAFDTDTFCPPRPKPVARKGQVDLKKSRLRMSLQEKLLTYYRNRAAIPAGEQARAKQAAVDICAELRSFLRAKLPDMPLRDMYLSGSLYDDLQVVAADHIQLIVPLVLEQNLWSCIPGEDTIMNVPGFFLVRRENPEYFPRGSSYWDRCVVGGYLSPKTVTDTFEKVVAGSINWPAIGSLLDYVIRPAPPPEALTLEVQYERDKHLFIDFLPSVTLGDTVLVAKPHRLAQYDNLWRLSLRPAETARLRALDQADSGCRSLCLKILKAICKSTPSLGHLTASQLTNVILLLAQEEADWSPDMLADRFLQALRGLISYLEAGILPSALNPKVNLFAELTPEEIDELGYTLYCSLSEPEVLLQT